The Eleutherodactylus coqui strain aEleCoq1 chromosome 6, aEleCoq1.hap1, whole genome shotgun sequence genome window below encodes:
- the HES3 gene encoding transcription factor HES-3 has translation MVTNLESSSFRKVSKPLMEKKRRARINVSLEQLKTLLEKNYSQNIRKRKLEKADILELTVKYLKTLQNSVQGAPVFRSSEYQAGFRNCLNIVSQFLLKSEECGGHVGHLTLNKDQSLVLPTPCFSTKDSSLICSAESPTRFSSDQKSTNSAQPNTWSHQSDKFKCPSHEAAPSSCSIEQPALSIIPSPVILNPSSSRSPVQNVWRPW, from the exons ATGGTGACCAATCTAGAGTCCAGCAGCTTCAGGAAG GTCTCCAAACCACTGATGGAGAAGAAGAGAAGAGCCAGGATTAATGTGTCCTTGGAGCAACTGAAAACTCTCCTGGAAAAGAATTACTCCCAGAAT ATTCGAAAACGCAAGTTAGAAAAAGCAGATATTCTGGAACTTACTGTAAAATACTTGAAAACTCTCCAGAACAGCGTACAAG GTGCTCCAGTCTTCAGAAGTTCAGAATATCAAGCAGGGTTCAGGAATTGTCTGAACATTGTTAGCCAGTTCCTGCTGAAGTCTGAGGAGTGTGGTGGACACGTAGGACATCTCACTCTAAACAAGGACCAGTCCCTGGTCTTGCCGACACCTTGTTTCAGCACCAAGGACAGCAGCCTAATTTGTAGTGCTGAATCTCCTACAAGATTCTCCTCTGACCAGAAGTCCACAAATTCTGCGCAGCCCAATACATGGAGTCATCAGTCCGACAAATTCAAGTGCCCATCTCATGAAGCAGCACCTTCTTCATGCAGCATTGAGCAGCCAGCACTGTCCATAATCCCCAGTCCTGTTATTCTGAACCCCAGTAGCAGCAGATCTCCAGTGCAGAATGTGTGGAGACCCTGGTGA